One region of Cucurbita pepo subsp. pepo cultivar mu-cu-16 chromosome LG03, ASM280686v2, whole genome shotgun sequence genomic DNA includes:
- the LOC111791271 gene encoding protein SET DOMAIN GROUP 40 has product MGTEESFESLLRWAADHGISDSGDKQSSHSCLGRSLCVCFFPDAGGRGLGAVRHLTKGELVLKVPKSVLLTAQSLSLQDEKLSTALKRYPSLSSTQKLTFCLLYEIGKGSSSWWFPYFKHLPTTYETLETFGEFEKQALQVDYALWEAEKAASKSRAEWRGVKGLMEESNIKNQLQTFKAWLWASATISSRALYVPWDEAGCLCPVGDLFNYAAPEAESFDIIDVSSFSQHASLNGNITTDGLHKDEQDTQRALTDGGFEENVSAYCFYARESYKRGEQVLLSYGTYSNLELLQYYGFLLQENPNDRVFIPLEHDIYSSSSWPKESLFIHQNGNPSFALLSALRLWATHPNKRRGVGHLAYAGSQLSVKNEVLVMQWLSKNCHAVLNNLPTSVEEDNQLLCNICKIQDLQVPRELGKMLSTVGGEFCAFLETNGLVNREETELQLTGKIKRSLERWKLAVQWRILYKKALVDCISYCTRTTCSLSS; this is encoded by the exons ATGGGAACCGAAGAAAGTTTTGAAAGCCTGCTGAGATGGGCGGCGGATCACGGAATTTCAGATTCTGGCGACAAACAGAGTTCACATTCTTGTTTGGGTCGTTCTTTATGCGTCTGTTTCTTCCCTGATGCAGGCGG GAGAGGTTTGGGGGCTGTTCGTCATCTTACCAAAGGAGAATTAGTGCTAAAAGTTCCAAAATCTGTCTTGTTGACTGCCCAAAGTTTGTCGTTGCAAGATGAGAAGCTCTCCACGGCTCTGAAGAGATACCCATCTCTTTCTTCCACTCAG AAGTTGACCTTCTGTTTACTCTACGAGATTGGTAAAGGAAGCAGTTCTTGGTGGTTCCCTTACTTCAAGCATTTGCCCACAACTTACGAAACACTGGAAACTTTTGGAGAATTTGAAAAGCAAGCCCTGCAG GTGGATTATGCTCTCTGGGAAGCAGAGAAGGCTGCTTCGAAGTCTCGTGCGGAGTGGAGAGGAGTTAAAGGACTAATGGAAGAATCTAATATTAAAAACCAACTCCAAACATTCAAGGCATGGCTCTGGGCCTCTGCAACT ATATCATCTAGGGCATTGTATGTACCATGGGATGAGGCCGGATGTTTATGTCCAGTTGGTGACCTGTTTAATTATGCTGCACCTGAGGCGGAGTCCTTTGATATTATCGATGTTTCATCCTTTTCCCAACATGCTTCTTTGAATGGAAACATAACTACTGATGGGTTACACAAAGACGAACAAGATACTCAGCGGGCTTTGACAGATGGTGGATTTGAGGAAAATGTTTCTGCATATTGCTTCTATGCCCGGGAAAGTTATAAAAGAGGAGAGCag GTTCTTTTAAGCTATGGTACATACTCAAACTTAGAGCTTCTTCAATATTATGGGTTTCTTCTTCAGGAAAATCCAAATGACAGAGTTTTCATTCCTTTGGAACATGACATTTATAGTTCCAGTTCTTGGCCTAAGGAGTCTCTTTTTATTCACCAAAATGGAAACCCATCTTTTGCTCTACTTTCTGCTCTGCGATTATGGGCAACCCACCCGAACAAGCGTAGAGGTGTCGGGCATCTTGCTTATGCCGGGTCTCAACTCTCGGTCAAGAATGAAGTATTAGTCATGCAATGGTTATCAAAGAACTGCCATGCTGTTTTAAACAATCTGCCAACGTCGGTTGAAGAAGACAATCAGCTTTTGTGCAACATCTGCAAAATCCAGGATTTGCAGGTACCAAGGGAGCTCGGGAAGATGCTATCGACTGTCGGAGGCGAGTTTTGTGCTTTCTTGGAGACCAATGGCCTGGTGAATAGAGAGGAAACTGAGTTACAGTTAACTGGGAAAATTAAACGTTCTCTGGAGAGATGGAAACTGGCAGTGCAGTGGAGGATCTTGTACAAGAAGGCGTTGGTTGATTGCATAAGTTACTGCACCAGAACTACTTGCTCTCTATCTTCTTGA
- the LOC111789881 gene encoding uncharacterized protein LOC111789881 → MFGGVQLGILAAFVVLFVPMGMAGWHLSRNKMLFFSGALFITLAIGVHLTPYIPSVSDFVTTVSSVVVFDSRVSCVSQLHEIVWEVKQSDGFNPLSNNSVNYEKSWKWGRSSPVVACDFQKLAPMDASDLLNGSWVVVAGDSQARLMALSLLDLTMDSQRMEAIRGDLFKRHSNYQILVSETGMKLDFIWAPYASNLTDLMVEFKQNRSYPDVIIMGSGLWHMLHFTNASEFGFSLESLRNSVVSLIPLTPEVGAEGALTGSVSIRAPHLFWIGMPTLINSMLNTEEKRKKMSDTMRVAYDEALRRSKLLRSSGGPLLLIDIETLSWNCGVRCSVDGMHYDGVVYEAAIHVMLNALLIESHQKL, encoded by the coding sequence ATGTTTGGCGGTGTTCAATTGGGTATTTTAGCTGCGtttgttgtgttgtttgtGCCGATGGGAATGGCCGGATGGCATTTAAGCCGTAATAAGATGCTGTTCTTCAGCGGAGCCCTTTTCATTACTCTCGCAATCGGTGTTCATCTCACGCCTTACATTCCCTCCGTTTCTGATTTCGTTACCACTGTTTCTTCTGTCGTCGTTTTCGATAGCCGAGTCTCGTGTGTCTCTCAGTTACATGAAATCGTCTGGGAGGTCAAACAGAGCGATGGATTTAACCCGTTGAGTAATAACTCTGTTAATTATGAGAAATCGTGGAAATGGGGGAGATCTTCTCCTGTTGTTGCCTGCGATTTTCAGAAATTGGCTCCGATGGATGCTTCCGATTTGCTTAATGGATCATGGGTCGTCGTTGCCGGTGATTCACAGGCGAGATTGATGGCTTTATCACTGCTGGATTTGACGATGGATTCTCAAAGAATGGAAGCCATTAGAGGCGATCTGTTCAAGCGGCATAGTAATTACCAAATTCTGGTTAGTGAAACTGGGATGAAACTGGATTTCATTTGGGCTCCTTATGCTTCTAATTTGACTGATTTAATGGTGGAATTCAAGCAAAATCGAAGCTACCCTGATGTTATAATCATGGGGTCAGGGCTATGGCATATGCTTCATTTTACTAATGCATCAGAGTTTGGGTTTTCTTTGGAATCACTTAGAAATTCTGTTGTTTCACTGATTCCATTGACTCCAGAAGTGGGTGCTGAAGGGGCTTTGACTGGCTCTGTATCCATTAGAGCCCCACATTTGTTCTGGATTGGAATGCCGACACTGATTAACTCGATGCTAAACACTgaggagaagaggaagaagatgagtgaTACAATGAGGGTGGCTTATGATGAAGCTCTCCGCAGAAGCAAGCTTCTGCGGTCGTCTGGTGGGCCTCTGTTGTTGATTGATATTGAAACTTTGAGTTGGAATTGTGGGGTTCGATGTAGTGTTGATGGGATGCATTATGATGGGGTTGTTTATGAAGCTGCCATTCATGTAATGCTTAATGCTTTGCTTATTGAATCTCATCAGAAGCTGTGA
- the LOC111789895 gene encoding UTP--glucose-1-phosphate uridylyltransferase-like: protein MASAATLSPADSEKLSKLQAAVSGLTQISENEKSGFVNLVSRYLSGEAQHVEWSKIQTPTDEVVVPYDSLAPLPNDPAETKKLLDKLVVLKLNGGLGTTMGCTGPKSVIEVRNGLTFLDLIVIQIENLNSKYGCNVPLLLMNSFNTHEDTQKIIEKYKGSNVEIHTFNQSQYPRLVSEDYLPLPSKGRTDKDGWYPPGHGDVFPSLKNSGKLDALISQGKEYVFVANSDNLGAVVDLQILNHLIHNKNEYCMEVTPKTLADVKGGTLISYEGKVQLLEIAQVPDEHVNEFKSIEKFKIFNTNNLWVNLQAIKRLVEANALKMEIIPNPKEVDGIKVLQLETAAGAAIRFFDHAIGINVPRSRFLPVKATSDLLLVQSDLYTLVDGSVLRNKDRKDASNPSIELGPEFKKVGNFLSRFKSIPSIIELDSLKVAGDVSFGAGVVLKGKVSISGKPEAKLAVPDNTVIENKEINGAEDF, encoded by the exons ATGGCCTCTGCTGCTACTCTTAGTCCTGCTGATAGCGAGAAGCTATCTAAGCTTCAAGCTGCTGTTTCTGGGCTTACCCAGATAAG TGAGAATGAGAAATCTGGATTTGTCAACCTTGTCTCTCGCTATCTCAG TGGGGAAGCACAGCATGTTGAATGGAGCAAGATCCAGACACCAACAGACGAAGTAGTGGTTCCTTATGATTCCTTGGCACCTCTACCTAATG ATCCTGCTGAAACCAAGAAACTATTGGACAAGCTTGTCGTTTTGAAGCTTAATGGAGGTTTGGGGACGACGATGGGCTGCACCGGTCCCAA GTCAGTCATTGAAGTCCGGAATGGCTTGACATTTCTCGACTTGATTGTTATCCAAATTGAG AATCTCAATTCCAAATATGGGTGCAACGTTCCCTTACTTCTTATGAACTCATTTAACACTCATGAAGATACTCAAAAG ATCATTGAAAAATACAAAGGTTCAAATGTGGAGATCCATACTTTCAACCAG AGCCAATATCCACGTTTGGTTTCTGAGGACTATCTTCCACTCCCTAGCAAAGGACGCACCGACAAGGATGGATG GTACCCTCCTGGACATGGTGATGTTTTCCCATCCTTGAAAAACAGTGGCAAACTTGATGCCCTGATATCTCAG GGTAAGGAATATGTCTTTGTTGCAAACTCCGACAACTTAGGTGCTGTCGTGGACTTAC aaattttaaaCCATTTGATTCACAACAAGAATGAGTACTGCATGGAG GTGACACCGAAAACCTTGGCTGATGTGAAGGGTGGTACTCTTATTTCTTATGAAGGGAAGGTTCAG CTACTCGAAATCGCTCAGGTCCCTGATGAACAC GTAAACGAATTCAAGTCAATTGagaagttcaaaattttcaacactAATAATTT GTGGGTGAACTTGCAAGCAATTAAAAGGCTTGTGGAAGCCAATGCACTTAAGATGGAGATTATTCCGAATCCCAAG GAAGTTGATGGGATCAAGGTTCTTCAGCTTGAAACAGCAGCTGGTGCAGCAATCAGG TTCTTTGATCATGCCATCGGTATTAACGTACCACGATCGCGTTTTCTTCCCGTCAAGGCAACATCAGATTTGCTTCTTGTCCAG TCTGATCTTTATACTTTGGTTGATGGCTCTGTCCTTCGCAACAAAGATAGAAAAGATGCTTCCAATCCTTCTATTGAACTGGGGCCTGAATTCAAGAAG GTTGGTAACTTCCTGAGCCGATTCAAGTCGATCCCGAGCATCATTGAACTCGATAGCCTTAAAGTGGCTGGTGATGTTTCGTTCGGGGCTGGTGTCGTTCTCAAG GGAAAAGTGAGTATCTCGGGTAAACCCGAGGCAAAATTAGCTGTGCCCGATAACACGGTAATTGAAAACAAG GAAATCAATGGAGCAGAAGATTTCTAA
- the LOC111791795 gene encoding uncharacterized protein LOC111791795, protein MASRLFLLLLLTISLSISSDARPCKSLFVSFSLLRHRTLDSRHHPFSEMALIVDITEFKSSSLSLPDNILLLDLPRSRPPSLHQHFPYDFTSLRDRTKDILTVVVALLFGVGCGALTAATMYLAYSLCAGRFGNRSSVYDDSEEEDDFSDDNKENIKKMGYIKITDDSAPVKSVV, encoded by the coding sequence ATGGCGTCGCGCCTCtttctcctccttctcctcaCTATTTCCCTCTCAATCTCCTCCGATGCCCGCCCTTGCAAGTCCCTCTTCGTTTCCTTTTCCCTTCTCCGCCACCGAACCCTCGATTCCCGCCATCATCCCTTCTCCGAGATGGCCCTAATCGTCGACATCACCGAGTTCAAATCATCCTCCCTCTCCCTTCCCGACAACATCCTCCTCCTCGATCTCCCTCGTTCTAGGCCCCCCTCGCTTCATCAACACTTCCCTTATGACTTCACCTCTCTCCGTGATCGCACCAAGGATATTCTCACCGTTGTTGTTGCTCTGCTCTTCGGCGTCGGCTGTGGCGCTCTCACTGCTGCTACTATGTATTTGGCGTACTCATTGTGCGCTGGTCGATTTGGGAATCGTTCTTCTGTGTATGACGATTCTGAGGAGGAAGATGACTTTAGTGATGATAACAAGGAGAACATTAAGAAGATGGGTTACATCAAGATCACCGACGACTCTGCTCCTGTTAAATCAGTGGTATGA
- the LOC111789780 gene encoding protein APEM9-like has protein sequence MDDGEAIWEDIERSESYLVCSMYEEALGLASSVLKRISQEKNGCENDLLEAAGMVLVQSLKELGRTSHMVDELKVSFASVAAIPVNVLLTGACLQISEGLSDMRCFLEEFLSKWSLLNEEIYVLAGSRNIDDREHYDDHAQLTVDEYLQVVEVYLRTLMEIGLKDVDLAVSWVEKAALPEEKRQVLLRRLDYQQCLKAASLSQSSPSSLHKDDHKAHLSSSEDPQESRASKTALDPGYHQDGGSANRETVLKLHKLTKPWFWPFRTITLKFGSTRLIISTRRVLLSCLFVLIYYLLRRKLTTLKRMAQKQGLSLKKAVVDLWQLAFSYQVNPLAIAQPLSGVPRGAS, from the exons ATGGATGACGGAGAAGCAATTTGGGAAGACATCGAGCGCTCGGAGAG CTATCTTGTGTGCTCCATGTATGAGGAAGCATTAGGGCTAGCTTCCTCCGTTTTAAAGCGTATTTCTCAAGAGAAAAATGGCTGTGAAAATGATTTGTTGGAAGCAGCTGGTATGGTTTTAGTTCAATCTTTGAAGGAACTTGGAAG GACATCACACATGGTGGACGAGCTCAAAGTATCATTTGCCTCCGTTGCAGCCATCCCTGTTAATGTTCTTTTAACTGG GGCGTGTCTTCAGATCTCGGAAGGTCTTTCTGATATGCGATGTTTTCTAGAAGAGTTCCTTAGCAAGTGGAGTTtattgaatgaagaaatatatGTTCTTGCTGGCTCAAGAAATATTGATGACAGAGAGCATTATGATGATCATGCTCAGTTGACTGTCGATGAATATCTTCAAGTTGTTGAAGTTTACCTCCGGACGCTCATGGAGATAGGTTTGAAGGACGTGGATCTTGCTGTTTCTTGGGTTGAAAAAGCTGCTTTACCTGAGGAAAAGCGTCAG GTACTTTTGAGGAGGCTAGACTACCAGCAGTGTCTTAAAGCTGCCAGCTTGTCTCAATCGTCCCCATCTTCTTTGCATAAAGATGACCATAAAGCACATTTATCTTCTTCGGAAGATCCTCAAGAATCAAGAGCTTCAAAAACAGCCTTAGATCCTGGATATCATCAAGATGGAGGGAGTGCTAACAGAGAAACGGTTCTAAAGCTACATAAGCTTACAAAACCATGGTTTTGGCCGTTCCGTACAATCACTTTGAAGTTTGGAAGTACTCGGCTGATCATATCCACCAGAAGGGTTCTGCTTAGCTGTTTGTTTGTGCTAATCTATTATCTACTGCGAAGGAAACTAACCACTTTGAAGAG GATGGCTCAGAAACAAGGTTTGTCCTTAAAGAAAGCAGTGGTAGACCTGTGGCAGCTTGCATTTTCATACCAAGTTAACCCTTTAGCTATTGCCCAACCTCTTTCTGGGGTACCTCGTGGAGCCTCCTGA
- the LOC111790083 gene encoding protein C2-DOMAIN ABA-RELATED 1-like, with protein MENLMGLLRIHVFRGVNLAVRDVVSSDPYVVFKMGKQKLKTRVVKQNINPEWNEDLTLSIQDPNLPVYLIVYDKDKFSFDDRMGDAEFDVRPFVEAVKMRLNNLPNGTIIRKVQPSRENCLSEESCIVWGNGQVSQRMFLRLRNVESGEVELQLQWIDIPGSRGIH; from the exons ATGGAGAATTTAATGGGTCTCCTCAGAATCCATGTCTTTAGAGGTGTCAATCTTGCTGTAAGAGACGTTGTTAGCAGTGATCCATATGTCGTTTTCAAGATGGGCAAAcag AAGTTGAAGACTCGAGTAgtgaaacaaaatatcaacCCAGAATGGAACGAAGATCTAACTCTATCAATCCAAGATCCAAACCTTCCCGTCTACTtg ATCGTATACGACAAGGACAAGTTCTCGTTCGATGACAGGATGGGGGATGCGGAGTTCGACGTTCGACCGTTCGTGGAGGCGGTGAAGATGAGATTGAACAACCTCCCAAATGGAACCATCATAAGGAAGGTTCAACCAAGTAGGGAGAATTGCTTGTCTGAAGAGAGTTGCATAGTTTGGGGAAATGGTCAAGTTAGTCAAAGAATGTTTCTAAGGCTAAGAAATGTGGAGTCTGGTGAAGTTGAGCTGCAATTGCAATGGATTGATATTCCTGGCTCTAGGGGTATACATTAA